One part of the Streptococcus sp. oral taxon 431 genome encodes these proteins:
- a CDS encoding BglG family transcription antiterminator — protein MVLDKASCDLLQYLMDQETSKTIMTISKDLAQSRRKIYYHIDKINDALDDENLHIISLPRIGIHLTEEQREACRQLLDEVDSYDYIMSANERMQLMLLLIGISKERITLEKLMELTEVSRNTVLNDLNSIRYQLTLEQYQVTLQVSKSRGYYLNAHPLNKIQYLQSLLYHIFIEETSAFVAILEEKIKERLEDEKLLSDEVNQFLKKQVPLVEQDLGKKINHHEVTFMLQVLPYLLLGCDTVTRNQDKHQEIDQEFSLIRKRIEYQVSKKLGERLFETFGISFSELDTSLLAILLLSYRKDRDIHAESKDFQHLRMALEEFIWYFESQTRMEIEQKEDLLRNLVIHCKALLFRKNYGIFSKNPLTRQIRSKYSELFVITKKCAEVLEEAWQIRLTDDEIAYLTIHVGGFLKYTPSIQNNTKKIYIVCDEGVGVSKLLLKQCRFYLPNEQIGAVFTTEQFKSVEDITQVDLLITTNDELESRFPVLKVNPILEAEDILRITDFMKNKVLRKDGRTFKDNLSTIIATYITDKHAAAKLQEEIQLLINQELVIQAFLDES, from the coding sequence ATGGTTTTAGATAAGGCGAGCTGTGACTTGCTTCAATATTTGATGGATCAAGAAACGTCCAAAACGATTATGACGATTTCAAAAGATCTAGCTCAATCTCGAAGAAAAATCTACTATCACATTGATAAAATCAATGATGCTTTGGATGATGAGAATTTGCATATCATCAGTCTGCCTCGGATTGGTATTCACTTAACCGAGGAACAAAGAGAAGCTTGTCGTCAATTATTAGACGAAGTTGATTCTTATGATTACATCATGAGTGCCAATGAGCGGATGCAGCTGATGCTCCTTCTGATTGGTATTTCCAAAGAGAGAATCACGCTTGAAAAACTCATGGAATTAACAGAAGTCTCTCGAAATACAGTCCTTAATGACTTAAATAGCATTCGTTACCAACTAACCTTGGAGCAGTATCAAGTAACGCTTCAAGTTAGTAAATCTCGCGGTTACTACTTGAATGCACACCCTCTTAATAAAATCCAGTATCTTCAATCCCTTCTCTATCATATCTTTATAGAGGAGACCTCAGCTTTTGTAGCTATTTTAGAGGAGAAAATCAAGGAGCGATTAGAAGACGAGAAGCTTCTATCTGATGAAGTCAATCAATTCCTCAAAAAACAAGTTCCACTGGTTGAGCAGGATTTGGGGAAAAAAATAAACCATCACGAAGTCACCTTTATGTTACAGGTCCTTCCCTATCTTCTACTAGGGTGTGATACCGTTACTCGAAATCAAGATAAACATCAAGAAATTGATCAAGAATTTTCATTGATTCGAAAGAGGATAGAATACCAGGTATCTAAGAAACTAGGAGAACGCTTGTTTGAAACATTTGGCATCTCGTTTTCAGAATTAGATACATCTCTCTTGGCCATTCTTTTGTTATCCTATCGAAAAGATCGAGACATCCATGCAGAAAGTAAAGATTTTCAGCATTTGAGAATGGCTTTAGAAGAGTTTATTTGGTATTTTGAATCCCAAACCAGAATGGAGATTGAACAGAAAGAAGACTTGTTGAGGAATCTCGTGATTCATTGTAAGGCTCTACTATTTAGAAAAAATTATGGGATCTTCTCAAAAAATCCTTTAACTCGGCAGATTCGTTCCAAGTATAGTGAGCTTTTCGTAATTACAAAAAAATGTGCTGAAGTGCTAGAAGAAGCCTGGCAGATTCGATTGACGGATGATGAGATTGCCTATCTGACCATTCACGTTGGAGGATTTTTAAAGTATACTCCATCGATTCAAAACAATACCAAGAAGATTTATATTGTGTGTGATGAAGGAGTGGGCGTTTCTAAACTCTTACTTAAACAATGTCGCTTCTATCTTCCAAATGAACAGATTGGGGCAGTCTTTACCACTGAGCAGTTCAAAAGCGTGGAGGATATTACTCAGGTTGATTTACTTATTACAACAAACGATGAGCTTGAGAGTCGCTTCCCAGTGCTAAAGGTAAACCCTATACTTGAGGCAGAAGATATTTTACGCATAACAGACTTTATGAAAAACAAGGTCCTTCGAAAAGATGGTCGCACTTTTAAGGATAATCTCTCAACTATTATTGCTACCTATATAACTGATAAACACGCTGCAGCAAAATTACAAGAAGAAATTCAACTTTTAATCAACCAAGAATTAGTCATCCAAGCTTTTTTAGATGAATCATAA
- the ulaG gene encoding L-ascorbate 6-phosphate lactonase: MPNVKEITRESWILATFPEWGTWLNEEIEEEVVPEGNFAMWWLGNCGTWIKTPGGANVVMDLWSNRGKSTKKVKDMVRGHQMANMAGVRKLQPNLRVQPMVIDPFAINELDYYLVSHFHSDHIDPYTAAAILNNPKLEHVKFIGPYHCGRIWEGWGVPKERIIVVKPGDTIELKDMKIHAVESFDRTCLVTLPVNGADETGGELAGLAVTDEEMAQKAVNYVFETPGGTIYHGADSHFSNYFAKHGKDFKIDVALNNYGENPVGIQDKMTSIDLLRMAENLRAKVIIPVHYDIWSNFMASTNEILELWKMRKDRLQYDFHPFIWEVGGKYTYPQDQHLIEYHHPRGFDDCFEQDSNIQFKALL, encoded by the coding sequence ATGCCAAACGTAAAAGAAATTACAAGAGAATCATGGATTTTAGCTACTTTCCCAGAGTGGGGAACATGGTTGAACGAAGAAATCGAAGAAGAAGTCGTTCCTGAAGGTAACTTTGCCATGTGGTGGCTAGGCAACTGTGGTACTTGGATTAAAACACCAGGTGGTGCTAACGTTGTCATGGACCTTTGGTCAAACCGTGGAAAATCAACTAAAAAAGTGAAAGATATGGTTCGCGGACACCAAATGGCAAATATGGCAGGTGTTCGTAAATTGCAACCAAACTTACGTGTTCAGCCAATGGTTATCGATCCATTTGCTATCAATGAACTCGACTACTACTTGGTTTCACACTTCCATAGTGACCATATCGACCCATACACAGCTGCAGCAATTCTCAATAATCCTAAGTTAGAACATGTTAAGTTTATCGGCCCTTACCATTGTGGACGAATCTGGGAAGGATGGGGTGTTCCAAAAGAACGCATCATCGTTGTCAAACCAGGTGATACTATTGAACTAAAAGACATGAAGATTCATGCGGTAGAATCATTTGACCGTACTTGCTTGGTAACGCTACCAGTGAACGGTGCTGATGAGACAGGTGGCGAACTTGCTGGTTTAGCTGTTACAGATGAAGAAATGGCTCAAAAGGCTGTTAACTATGTCTTTGAAACACCAGGTGGAACCATCTATCATGGTGCTGATTCTCACTTCTCAAACTACTTTGCGAAACATGGCAAAGACTTCAAAATTGATGTTGCTTTGAATAACTATGGTGAAAACCCAGTAGGTATCCAAGATAAAATGACCTCTATCGACCTACTTCGCATGGCAGAAAATCTACGTGCTAAAGTCATTATCCCAGTTCACTATGATATCTGGTCTAACTTCATGGCTTCTACGAATGAAATCCTAGAACTTTGGAAGATGAGAAAAGATCGTTTGCAATACGATTTCCATCCATTTATCTGGGAAGTTGGTGGTAAATACACTTATCCTCAAGACCAACACTTAATAGAATATCATCACCCGCGTGGTTTTGATGACTGCTTCGAACAAGACTCAAATATCCAATTCAAAGCCTTGCTTTAA
- a CDS encoding L-ribulose-5-phosphate 3-epimerase, whose amino-acid sequence MARPIGIYEKATPTHFTWLERLNFAKELGFDFVEMSIDERDERLARLDWSKEERLEVVKAIYETGVRIPSICFSGHRRYPLGSNDPVLEEKSLELMKKCIELAQDLGVRTIQLAGYDVYYEEKSPQTRQRFIKNLRKACDWAEEAQVVLAIEIMDDPFINSIEKYLAVEKEIDSPYLFVYPDIGNVSAWHNDVYSEFYLGHHAIAALHLKDTYAVTESSKGQFRDVPFGQGCVKWEEVLDILKQTNYNGPFLIEMWSENCETVEETRAAIQEAQAFLYPLIKKAGLM is encoded by the coding sequence ATGGCACGTCCAATTGGAATTTATGAAAAGGCAACCCCGACACACTTTACTTGGCTAGAACGTTTAAATTTTGCTAAGGAGTTAGGCTTTGATTTTGTAGAGATGTCTATTGATGAACGTGATGAGCGTTTAGCAAGACTTGACTGGAGCAAGGAAGAGCGCTTGGAAGTTGTCAAAGCGATTTATGAAACTGGAGTTCGTATTCCTTCTATCTGTTTTTCAGGTCATCGTCGTTACCCATTGGGATCAAATGATCCAGTTCTAGAGGAAAAATCTCTGGAACTCATGAAAAAATGTATCGAATTAGCTCAGGATTTGGGAGTTCGTACGATTCAATTAGCTGGTTACGACGTTTACTATGAGGAAAAGTCACCCCAGACACGCCAACGTTTTATCAAAAATTTGAGAAAAGCTTGTGATTGGGCTGAAGAAGCTCAGGTGGTACTTGCTATTGAAATTATGGATGATCCTTTCATCAATAGCATCGAAAAATACTTGGCTGTAGAAAAAGAGATTGACTCTCCCTACCTCTTTGTTTACCCAGATATTGGGAATGTGTCTGCATGGCATAATGATGTCTACAGTGAATTTTATCTTGGTCATCATGCCATCGCGGCTCTCCATCTCAAGGATACTTATGCAGTGACAGAAAGTTCAAAGGGCCAATTCCGAGATGTACCTTTTGGGCAAGGTTGTGTCAAATGGGAAGAAGTTTTAGATATTTTAAAGCAAACCAATTATAATGGTCCTTTCCTAATCGAAATGTGGTCTGAAAATTGTGAAACTGTAGAAGAAACACGCGCAGCCATTCAAGAGGCCCAAGCCTTTCTCTACCCACTCATTAAGAAAGCAGGTTTGATGTAA
- the yajC gene encoding preprotein translocase subunit YajC has product MGGNLTFLIMLVLMLGLMFFMQRSQKKQAEKRMESLNKLQKGYEVITIGGLYGTVDEVDTENRTIVLDVDGVYLTFELAAIRTVLPVKEAVTPEGAVIEDSSAIEE; this is encoded by the coding sequence ATGGGTGGGAATTTAACATTTTTAATTATGCTTGTCTTGATGTTGGGCTTGATGTTCTTCATGCAACGTTCTCAAAAGAAACAAGCGGAAAAACGTATGGAGAGCCTCAATAAGCTTCAAAAAGGCTACGAAGTAATCACTATTGGTGGTCTCTACGGTACAGTCGATGAAGTAGACACAGAAAATAGAACAATTGTTCTTGATGTTGATGGCGTATACTTAACCTTCGAACTGGCAGCAATTCGAACTGTTTTGCCAGTCAAAGAAGCTGTGACACCTGAAGGAGCTGTTATTGAAGACAGCAGTGCTATTGAAGAATAA
- the tkt gene encoding transketolase, which produces MSNLSVNAIRFLGIDAINKANSGHPGVVMGAAPMAYSLFTKELRINPAQPNWINRDRFILSAGHGSMLLYALLHLSGFEDVSMDEVKNFRQWGSKTPGHPEFGHTAGVDATTGPLGQGIATATGFAQAERFLAAKYNREGYNIFDHYTYVICGDGDLMEGVSSEAASYAGLQKLDKLVVLYDSNDINLDGETKDSFTESVRDRYNAYGWHTALVEDGTDLEAIHAAIEEAKASGKPSLIEVKTVIGYGSPNKQGTNAVHGAPLGADETAATRQALGWNYEPFEIPVEVYDDFKENVADRGASAYEAWTKLVADYKEAHPELAAEVEAIIEGRDPVEVTPEDFPALENGFSQATRNSSQDALNVVAAKLPTFLGGSADLAHSNMTYIKTDGLQDDANRLNRNIQFGVREFAMGTVLNGMALHGGLRVYGGTFFVFSDYLKAAVRLSALQGLPVTYVFTHDSIAVGEDGPTHEPIEHLAGLRAIPNLNVFRPADARETQAAWYQAVKSEKTPTVLVLTRQNLTVEEGTDFDKVAKGAYVVYENAADFDTILIATGSEVNLAVAAAKELASQGGKVRVVSMPSTDVFDAQDAAYKEEILPNAVRRRVAVEMGATQNWYKYVGLDGAVLGIDTFGASAPAPKVLAEYGFTVENLVELVNNLK; this is translated from the coding sequence ATGTCAAATCTATCTGTTAATGCGATTCGTTTTCTAGGTATTGACGCTATCAATAAAGCCAACTCAGGTCACCCAGGGGTGGTAATGGGTGCAGCACCGATGGCATACAGCCTTTTCACTAAAGAACTTCGTATCAATCCAGCTCAACCAAACTGGATTAACCGCGACCGTTTCATTCTTTCAGCTGGTCACGGATCAATGCTTCTTTATGCCCTTCTTCACCTTTCTGGTTTTGAAGATGTGAGCATGGATGAGGTAAAGAACTTCCGTCAATGGGGCTCTAAAACTCCAGGTCACCCAGAATTTGGTCATACAGCAGGGGTTGATGCAACAACAGGCCCTCTAGGACAAGGGATTGCGACTGCGACAGGTTTTGCACAAGCAGAACGTTTCCTTGCAGCTAAGTACAACCGTGAAGGTTATAACATCTTTGACCACTACACTTACGTTATCTGTGGAGATGGTGACTTGATGGAAGGTGTCTCAAGTGAAGCTGCTTCTTATGCAGGCTTGCAAAAGCTTGACAAGTTGGTTGTTCTTTATGATTCAAATGATATCAACTTGGATGGTGAGACAAAAGATTCTTTCACAGAAAGTGTCCGCGATCGTTACAATGCTTATGGTTGGCATACAGCCTTGGTAGAAGATGGAACAGACTTAGAAGCTATTCATGCTGCTATTGAAGAAGCTAAGGCTTCAGGAAAACCATCTTTGATCGAAGTGAAAACTGTTATTGGTTATGGTTCTCCAAATAAACAAGGGACTAATGCCGTACACGGTGCTCCTCTTGGAGCGGATGAAACTGCAGCAACTCGCCAGGCACTTGGTTGGAACTATGAACCGTTTGAAATCCCAGTAGAAGTTTATGATGATTTCAAAGAAAATGTTGCAGACCGTGGCGCATCAGCCTATGAAGCATGGACAAAACTAGTCGCAGATTATAAAGAAGCTCACCCAGAACTGGCTGCAGAAGTGGAAGCAATTATCGAAGGACGCGATCCAGTTGAGGTGACTCCAGAAGACTTCCCAGCTTTAGAAAATGGCTTCTCTCAAGCAACTCGTAACTCAAGTCAGGATGCTTTGAATGTAGTGGCTGCTAAATTGCCAACCTTCCTTGGTGGATCAGCAGACCTCGCTCATTCAAATATGACTTACATCAAAACTGATGGACTTCAAGATGATGCAAATCGCTTAAATCGTAACATCCAATTTGGTGTTCGTGAATTTGCAATGGGTACTGTCTTGAATGGAATGGCTCTTCACGGTGGACTTCGAGTTTATGGTGGAACTTTCTTCGTATTCTCAGACTACCTTAAAGCAGCAGTTCGTTTGTCAGCCTTACAAGGTCTTCCAGTGACTTATGTCTTCACTCACGATTCAATCGCAGTTGGTGAAGATGGACCAACTCATGAACCGATTGAGCACTTGGCAGGTCTTCGTGCGATTCCAAACCTTAATGTTTTCCGTCCTGCTGATGCACGTGAAACACAAGCAGCTTGGTATCAAGCAGTGAAGAGCGAGAAAACACCGACTGTTCTTGTCTTGACTCGTCAAAACTTGACTGTTGAGGAAGGAACAGACTTTGACAAGGTTGCGAAAGGTGCTTATGTCGTTTATGAAAATGCAGCAGACTTCGACACTATCTTGATTGCGACTGGTTCAGAGGTTAATCTGGCTGTTGCAGCCGCTAAAGAATTGGCAAGCCAAGGTGGAAAAGTTCGCGTAGTCAGCATGCCATCTACAGATGTCTTTGATGCACAAGATGCAGCATACAAAGAAGAGATTTTACCAAATGCAGTTCGTCGTCGTGTAGCAGTTGAAATGGGAGCAACTCAAAACTGGTATAAATACGTTGGTCTTGATGGAGCGGTTCTCGGTATTGATACCTTTGGAGCGTCTGCGCCAGCACCAAAAGTTTTAGCAGAGTATGGATTTACAGTTGAAAACTTAGTAGAACTTGTAAACAACTTGAAATAA
- a CDS encoding MORN repeat-containing protein codes for MENIKKLYEKYSVYLTRSRLEIATVIVIVVCAGLVFLTNLPKQGVLKLDGDTIVYDGSLVRGKMNGQGTVTFANGDSYTGEFSNGAFNGKGTYQAKAGWVYEGDFVNGQAEGKGKLTTEQEVVYEGDFKQGLFQQAQ; via the coding sequence ATGGAAAATATAAAGAAACTCTATGAAAAATACAGTGTCTATTTGACACGCTCTAGACTAGAAATTGCGACAGTAATCGTCATTGTTGTCTGCGCAGGTTTAGTATTTCTGACAAATCTTCCCAAGCAAGGAGTTCTCAAACTGGATGGGGATACCATTGTTTACGATGGAAGCCTAGTTCGTGGTAAGATGAATGGTCAGGGAACTGTTACCTTTGCAAACGGTGATAGCTATACTGGAGAATTCAGTAACGGAGCCTTCAATGGTAAAGGCACCTACCAAGCCAAAGCAGGCTGGGTATATGAGGGTGATTTTGTAAATGGCCAAGCTGAGGGAAAAGGAAAATTGACTACTGAACAAGAAGTAGTTTATGAGGGAGACTTTAAGCAAGGTTTGTTCCAACAAGCACAGTAA
- the adhE gene encoding bifunctional acetaldehyde-CoA/alcohol dehydrogenase, which yields MADKKTVTPEEKKLAAEKHVDGLVQKALVALEEMRKLDQDQVDYIVAKASVAALDAHGELALHAFEETGRGVFEDKATKNLFACEHVVNNMRHTKTVGVIEEDDVTGLTLIAEPVGVVCGITPTTNPTSTAIFKALISLKTRNPIVFAFHPSAQESSAHAAQIVRDAAIKAGAPENCVQWITEPSMEATSALMNHEGIATILATGGNAMVKAAYSCGKPALGVGAGNVPAYVEKSANIRQAAHDIVMSKSFDNGMVCASEQAVIIDKEIYDEFVAEFKSYHTYFVNKKEKALLEEFCFGVKANSKNCAGAKLNADIVGKPATWIAEQAGFTVPEGTNILAAECKEVGENEPLTREKLSPVIAVLKSESREDGIAKARQMVEFNGLGHSAAIHTADEELTKEFGKAVKAIRVICNSPSTFGGIGDVYNAFLPSLTLGCGSYGRNSVGDNVSAINLLNIKKVGRRRNNMQWMKLPSKTYFERDSIQYLQKCRDVERVMIVTDHAMVELGFLDRIIEQLDLRRNKVVYQIFADVEPDPDITTVERGTEIMRAFKPDTIIALGGGSPMDAAKVMWLFYEQPEVDFRDLVQKFMDIRKRAFKFPLLGKKTKFIAIPTTSGTGSEVTPFAVISDKANNRKYPIADYSLTPTVAIVDPALVLTVPGFVAADTGMDVLTHATEAYVSQMASDYTDGLALQAIKLVFENLESSVKNADFHSREKMHNASTIAGMAFANAFLGISHSMAHKIGAQFHTVHGRTNAILLPYVIRYNGTRPAKTATWPKYNYYRADEKYQDIARMLGLPASTPEEGVESFAKAVYELGERVGIEMNFKAQGVDEKEWKEHSRELAFLAYEDQCSPANPRLPMVDHMQEIIEDAYYGYKERPGRRK from the coding sequence ATGGCTGATAAAAAAACTGTAACACCAGAAGAAAAGAAACTCGCTGCTGAAAAGCATGTCGATGGTTTGGTGCAAAAAGCTTTAGTTGCCCTTGAAGAAATGCGTAAACTCGACCAAGATCAAGTCGATTATATCGTAGCAAAAGCTTCAGTTGCAGCACTTGATGCTCACGGAGAATTGGCTTTACATGCCTTTGAAGAAACAGGACGTGGAGTATTTGAAGATAAAGCAACTAAAAACCTATTTGCTTGTGAGCACGTAGTAAACAACATGCGCCACACTAAAACAGTTGGTGTTATCGAAGAAGACGATGTAACAGGATTGACTCTTATCGCTGAACCAGTTGGTGTTGTTTGTGGTATCACTCCAACAACTAACCCAACTTCAACAGCAATCTTTAAAGCGTTGATTTCATTGAAGACTCGTAATCCTATTGTCTTTGCATTCCACCCATCAGCTCAAGAATCATCTGCTCACGCTGCTCAAATCGTGCGTGATGCAGCGATTAAAGCAGGTGCTCCTGAAAATTGTGTACAGTGGATTACTGAACCATCTATGGAAGCAACTAGCGCATTGATGAACCACGAAGGTATTGCAACAATCCTTGCAACAGGTGGGAATGCCATGGTTAAAGCCGCATACTCATGTGGTAAACCAGCTCTTGGGGTAGGTGCCGGTAACGTTCCAGCTTATGTTGAAAAATCAGCTAACATCCGCCAAGCTGCTCACGATATCGTAATGTCTAAATCATTTGACAACGGTATGGTCTGTGCATCTGAACAAGCGGTTATCATTGATAAAGAAATTTACGATGAATTTGTAGCAGAGTTCAAATCTTATCACACTTACTTTGTAAACAAAAAAGAAAAAGCTCTTCTTGAAGAGTTCTGCTTCGGCGTGAAAGCAAATAGCAAAAACTGTGCTGGTGCAAAATTGAACGCTGACATCGTTGGTAAACCAGCAACTTGGATTGCAGAACAAGCAGGATTTACTGTTCCAGAAGGAACAAACATTCTTGCTGCAGAATGTAAAGAAGTTGGTGAAAACGAGCCATTGACTCGTGAAAAATTGTCACCAGTTATCGCAGTTTTGAAATCTGAAAGCCGTGAAGATGGTATTGCTAAAGCTCGTCAAATGGTTGAATTTAACGGTCTTGGACACTCAGCTGCCATCCATACTGCTGATGAAGAATTGACTAAAGAATTTGGTAAAGCTGTTAAAGCTATTCGTGTTATCTGTAACTCACCTTCTACTTTCGGTGGTATCGGGGACGTTTACAATGCCTTCTTGCCATCATTGACACTCGGATGTGGTTCTTACGGACGTAACTCAGTTGGGGATAACGTTAGCGCCATTAACCTCTTGAATATCAAAAAAGTCGGAAGACGGAGAAATAACATGCAATGGATGAAACTTCCTTCAAAAACATACTTTGAACGTGATTCAATTCAATACCTTCAAAAATGTCGTGACGTTGAGCGTGTCATGATCGTTACTGACCACGCTATGGTAGAGCTTGGCTTCCTTGATCGTATCATCGAACAGCTTGACCTTCGTCGCAATAAGGTTGTTTACCAAATCTTTGCAGATGTAGAACCAGATCCAGATATCACTACAGTTGAACGTGGTACTGAGATCATGCGTGCCTTCAAACCAGATACAATCATCGCTCTTGGTGGTGGATCACCAATGGATGCTGCTAAAGTAATGTGGCTCTTCTATGAGCAACCAGAAGTGGACTTCCGTGACCTTGTACAAAAATTCATGGATATCCGTAAACGTGCTTTCAAATTCCCATTGCTTGGTAAGAAGACTAAATTCATCGCTATCCCAACTACATCTGGTACAGGATCTGAAGTAACTCCATTTGCCGTTATCTCTGATAAAGCAAACAACCGTAAATACCCAATCGCTGACTATTCATTGACACCAACTGTGGCAATCGTAGACCCTGCTTTGGTATTGACAGTTCCTGGATTTGTAGCTGCTGATACTGGTATGGACGTATTGACTCACGCAACTGAAGCATACGTATCACAAATGGCTAGCGACTACACTGACGGACTTGCGCTTCAAGCAATCAAACTTGTATTCGAAAACCTTGAAAGTTCAGTTAAGAATGCAGACTTCCACTCACGTGAGAAAATGCATAACGCTTCAACAATCGCTGGTATGGCCTTTGCGAATGCCTTCCTAGGTATTTCTCACTCAATGGCTCACAAGATTGGTGCGCAATTCCATACAGTTCACGGACGTACAAATGCAATCTTGCTTCCATACGTTATCCGTTACAATGGTACTCGCCCAGCTAAGACAGCTACATGGCCTAAGTACAACTACTACCGTGCAGACGAGAAATATCAAGATATCGCTCGTATGCTTGGACTTCCAGCTTCTACACCAGAAGAAGGGGTTGAATCTTTCGCAAAAGCTGTTTACGAACTCGGTGAGCGCGTAGGTATCGAAATGAACTTCAAAGCACAAGGTGTTGACGAAAAAGAATGGAAAGAACATTCACGTGAATTGGCCTTCCTTGCTTATGAAGACCAATGTTCACCTGCAAACCCACGTCTTCCAATGGTTGACCATATGCAAGAAATCATCGAAGATGCATACTATGGTTACAAAGAAAGACCAGGACGCCGTAAATAA
- a CDS encoding low molecular weight protein-tyrosine-phosphatase — MKKIAFVCLGNICRSPMAEFVMKSLTDKYEVQSRATSSWEHGNSIHKGTQEIFRSHGVPYDTSKTSQQISKNDFEYFDYIIGMDESNLADLYQMCPQDQQDKVQAFASESVPDPWYTGDFEETYDRISTGCRAWLSRLENESENGKYKETL, encoded by the coding sequence ATGAAAAAAATTGCCTTTGTCTGTCTTGGTAATATTTGTCGCAGTCCTATGGCGGAATTTGTGATGAAATCCTTGACCGATAAGTATGAGGTTCAAAGCCGAGCGACTTCTTCCTGGGAACATGGCAATTCGATCCACAAAGGGACACAAGAAATCTTTCGAAGCCATGGCGTTCCTTATGATACTTCGAAAACTTCCCAACAAATTTCTAAAAATGACTTTGAGTATTTTGACTATATCATTGGTATGGATGAGTCTAACCTTGCTGACTTATATCAGATGTGCCCGCAAGATCAACAAGATAAGGTCCAAGCGTTTGCATCTGAAAGCGTTCCAGACCCATGGTATACAGGTGATTTTGAAGAAACTTACGATCGGATTTCAACCGGTTGTCGAGCTTGGTTAAGTCGCTTAGAAAATGAGAGTGAAAATGGAAAATATAAAGAAACTCTATGA
- a CDS encoding L-ribulose-5-phosphate 4-epimerase, whose protein sequence is MNQVINAMRKRVCDANQSLPKHGLVKFTWGNVSEVNRELGVIVIKPSGVDYDELTPENMVVTDLDGKVLEGDLRPSSDLPTHVQLYKAWPEIGSVVHTHSTEAVGWAQAGRDIPFYGTTHADYFYGSIPCARSLTKDEVEVAYEKDTGLVIVEEFERRGLNPVEVPGIVVRNHGPFTWGKNPENAVYHSVVLEEVSKMNRFTEQINPRVEPAPQYILEKHYQRKHGPNAYYGQKK, encoded by the coding sequence ATGAATCAAGTAATCAATGCTATGCGTAAACGAGTCTGTGATGCCAATCAATCATTGCCAAAACATGGACTTGTTAAATTTACCTGGGGCAATGTATCGGAAGTCAATCGCGAACTCGGTGTCATTGTTATCAAACCATCAGGCGTAGATTATGACGAATTGACACCTGAAAACATGGTGGTGACTGACCTAGATGGCAAGGTTCTAGAAGGAGATTTAAGACCATCTTCGGACCTTCCAACTCATGTGCAGTTATATAAGGCTTGGCCAGAGATTGGTAGTGTGGTCCATACCCATTCGACAGAAGCTGTTGGTTGGGCTCAGGCAGGTCGTGATATTCCTTTCTATGGAACAACCCATGCGGATTATTTCTACGGTTCAATTCCTTGCGCCCGTAGTTTGACCAAGGATGAAGTAGAAGTAGCTTATGAAAAAGATACTGGCCTAGTTATCGTAGAAGAGTTTGAACGTCGTGGTCTAAACCCTGTTGAGGTACCAGGGATTGTCGTACGTAATCACGGTCCATTTACCTGGGGCAAAAATCCAGAGAATGCTGTCTATCACTCTGTTGTACTAGAGGAAGTGTCTAAGATGAATCGTTTCACAGAGCAAATCAATCCAAGAGTTGAACCTGCTCCCCAGTACATCCTAGAAAAGCACTACCAACGTAAACATGGACCAAATGCTTATTACGGTCAAAAGAAATAA